One segment of Sinorhizobium sp. BG8 DNA contains the following:
- a CDS encoding DUF1254 domain-containing protein, which produces MKVTRRAASLGGLGLLAASAITPAKAFDEPFVDPFEGEGDFWLAVEAYIYGYALVTMEMTRRVVTNVEKPVGSKGPMGHMIKLREYPDASFTDVTAPNADTLYTTAFIDVGKEPWVFSFPDMKDRYFLFPMLDGWTTVFQVPGKRTTGGDAQTYAITGPGWEGTLPEGVTEYKSATSLVWILGRIYCTGTPEDYKAVHALQDECKLVPLSAYGKDWTPPPGKVDPSIDMKTAVRDQVNRMDAVEYFTLLSELLKTNPPTSADAPMVEKMARIGIVPGKDFDKSKLDAHFIKRIPEIAFGRIMLHFKFSDGDVKNINGWGFTTRTGIYGTEYLQRALVTAIGLGANRPQDAVYPTSLKMSDGLFSRSYDGSNNYVITFPKGQTPPVRGFWSITMYNEKYFFVENPINRYSISARQDLKPNPDGSIDIYIQNKTPGADKESNWLPAPAGKFVLMMRLYWPDDSPPSILDGSWIIPAVKKV; this is translated from the coding sequence ATGAAAGTCACACGCCGTGCCGCGTCGTTGGGTGGACTGGGTCTGCTCGCAGCAAGTGCAATCACACCGGCAAAGGCCTTTGATGAGCCGTTTGTCGATCCCTTCGAAGGAGAAGGCGATTTCTGGTTGGCCGTCGAAGCCTATATCTACGGCTATGCGCTCGTCACGATGGAAATGACCCGCCGGGTTGTCACCAATGTGGAGAAGCCTGTAGGCAGCAAGGGCCCGATGGGGCACATGATCAAGCTGCGCGAGTATCCGGACGCCTCCTTCACCGATGTGACGGCCCCCAACGCGGACACTCTCTACACCACCGCCTTCATCGACGTCGGCAAGGAACCCTGGGTGTTTTCGTTCCCGGACATGAAGGACCGCTACTTCCTGTTTCCCATGCTCGACGGATGGACAACCGTCTTCCAGGTGCCGGGGAAGCGTACGACCGGAGGCGACGCGCAGACCTATGCGATCACCGGCCCGGGATGGGAAGGCACGCTGCCGGAGGGCGTCACGGAATACAAGTCTGCGACGAGCCTTGTCTGGATCCTCGGGCGCATCTACTGCACCGGCACGCCTGAGGACTACAAGGCTGTCCACGCCCTCCAGGACGAGTGCAAGCTGGTGCCGCTCAGCGCCTACGGAAAGGACTGGACGCCGCCGCCGGGCAAGGTCGATCCCTCGATCGATATGAAGACGGCCGTTCGCGACCAGGTCAATCGGATGGACGCGGTCGAGTACTTCACGCTGCTCAGCGAACTCCTCAAGACCAATCCGCCGACGAGTGCCGATGCGCCGATGGTGGAGAAAATGGCGCGGATCGGCATCGTCCCCGGCAAGGATTTCGACAAGAGCAAGCTTGACGCCCATTTCATCAAGCGCATCCCCGAGATCGCCTTCGGCCGCATCATGCTGCATTTCAAGTTCAGCGACGGCGACGTCAAGAACATCAACGGCTGGGGCTTCACCACGAGGACCGGCATCTACGGCACCGAGTACCTGCAGCGCGCGCTGGTGACGGCCATCGGGCTCGGCGCGAACCGTCCCCAGGATGCGGTCTATCCCACCTCGCTCAAGATGAGTGACGGGCTCTTCTCCCGCTCCTATGATGGGTCGAACAACTACGTGATCACCTTTCCGAAGGGACAGACGCCGCCGGTCAGGGGGTTCTGGTCGATCACCATGTACAACGAGAAATACTTCTTCGTCGAAAATCCGATCAACCGGTACTCGATCAGCGCCCGGCAGGACCTGAAACCCAATCCGGACGGATCCATCGACATCTACATCCAGAACAAGACACCCGGCGCGGACAAGGAATCGAATTGGCTTCCCGCACCCGCGGGCAAGTTTGTCCTGATGATGCGGCTCTACTGGCCGGATGACAGCCCGCCCTCGATCCTCGACGGGTCGTGGATCATCCCGGCGGTCAAGAAGGTGTAG
- a CDS encoding antibiotic biosynthesis monooxygenase encodes MARYALYVPLEAKPGKEQAVADFLRSGLPLVEAEPGTVAWFGLQTGPSSFAIFDVFPDEASREAHLSGKVAAALMAKAEELFARPPEIRKLDVLAAKLPG; translated from the coding sequence ATGGCCAGATACGCACTCTACGTTCCGCTTGAAGCAAAGCCCGGCAAGGAACAGGCGGTCGCCGATTTCCTGCGTTCGGGACTGCCGCTCGTCGAAGCCGAGCCGGGCACGGTCGCCTGGTTCGGCCTCCAGACCGGGCCTTCCTCCTTCGCGATCTTCGATGTCTTTCCGGACGAGGCATCCCGGGAGGCACATCTTTCCGGAAAGGTCGCCGCAGCGCTGATGGCGAAGGCCGAAGAGCTCTTCGCCAGGCCGCCGGAGATCCGCAAGCTGGACGTGCTTGCTGCCAAGCTGCCGGGGTGA
- a CDS encoding acyltransferase, which yields MKYVKEFEALRGVLALWVLVGHVASATALHGRLFQERFYNEYAVDVFIILSGFAITALIDKRPESYRFYITRRAFRIFPVYLFYLVLSVAVAEIALQIWQASPEGSMKAARIQIASDALVHWPGHLFAHLTGLHGLVPPKLLPSTDYAFLGQAWSVSLEWQFYLIAPFVIAFVARPVSWRAIALVLGVALAAAYVEPRLPNSFIGKWMVEFGIGIATFYFMKHREAGNPFLKSLPLVQLWAIGIALCVLERSIAMMPLVLWLTVILVVIGAREGRGPIFSRLSAMACGAPLQWLGGMAYSLYLSHMLVLLLALKTMETTGITEPLAQAAYLLTVTLVGSLVLSRLSYVFIERPFNDFGRSLGRTASASPAPSVASGADHVLDGEALSSARG from the coding sequence ATGAAATATGTCAAGGAATTCGAGGCCTTGAGAGGCGTGCTCGCCCTCTGGGTCCTGGTGGGACATGTCGCTTCCGCCACAGCTCTTCACGGGCGCCTCTTCCAGGAACGGTTCTACAACGAGTACGCGGTGGATGTATTTATCATCCTCAGCGGCTTTGCCATCACGGCGCTGATCGACAAGCGGCCGGAGAGCTATCGCTTCTACATAACCCGCCGCGCCTTCCGCATTTTCCCCGTCTACCTCTTCTACCTGGTCCTCTCCGTTGCGGTCGCCGAGATCGCCCTGCAGATCTGGCAGGCATCCCCGGAAGGATCGATGAAGGCGGCCCGCATCCAGATTGCCTCGGATGCGCTCGTCCACTGGCCGGGACATCTCTTCGCCCACCTGACCGGGCTTCACGGCCTCGTGCCGCCGAAGCTGCTGCCGTCGACGGACTATGCGTTCCTCGGGCAGGCCTGGAGCGTCTCCCTGGAGTGGCAGTTCTACCTGATCGCTCCCTTCGTCATCGCCTTCGTCGCCCGGCCGGTGTCGTGGCGGGCAATCGCTCTCGTCCTCGGCGTGGCGCTTGCGGCCGCGTATGTCGAGCCCCGGCTCCCGAACAGCTTCATCGGCAAGTGGATGGTGGAGTTCGGCATCGGGATCGCGACCTTCTATTTCATGAAGCACCGCGAAGCGGGCAATCCGTTCCTGAAATCGCTGCCGCTCGTCCAGCTCTGGGCGATCGGCATCGCGCTCTGCGTCCTCGAACGCTCCATCGCGATGATGCCGCTGGTTCTCTGGCTCACGGTGATCCTCGTCGTCATTGGTGCGCGTGAGGGCAGGGGGCCTATCTTCTCCCGCCTGTCCGCCATGGCCTGCGGCGCGCCGCTGCAATGGCTGGGCGGCATGGCCTACTCGCTCTATCTCTCCCACATGCTGGTGCTCCTCCTCGCGCTGAAGACGATGGAAACCACCGGCATCACGGAGCCCCTTGCGCAGGCGGCCTATCTCCTGACCGTCACCCTCGTCGGCTCGCTCGTCCTGTCGCGCCTTTCCTATGTCTTCATCGAGAGGCCGTTCAACGACTTCGGCCGCAGCCTCGGTCGGACCGCATCCGCGTCGCCGGCACCCTCCGTCGCGAGCGGCGCCGACCATGTCCTTGATGGCGAGGCACTGTCTTCCGCCCGAGGCTAG
- a CDS encoding VOC family protein, whose protein sequence is MAKNTICLWYDKDAEAAARFYCDLFPDSRLDAVRRAPSDFPGGNRGDVLTVEFTVAGIPCLGLNGGPVFTHNEAFSFQIATDDQEETDRYWNAIVGNGGQESACGWCKDRWGISWQITPRALTDAMAAGGGEAKRAFEAMMTMKKIDVAEIEAARRG, encoded by the coding sequence ATGGCGAAGAACACGATCTGCCTCTGGTACGACAAGGACGCCGAGGCTGCCGCCCGCTTCTACTGCGACCTTTTTCCCGACAGCAGACTGGATGCGGTGCGCCGCGCACCGAGCGACTTCCCGGGCGGCAACAGGGGCGATGTTCTCACCGTCGAATTCACCGTCGCCGGCATTCCCTGTCTCGGCCTGAACGGCGGCCCCGTGTTCACGCACAACGAGGCCTTCTCATTCCAGATCGCAACCGACGACCAGGAGGAGACCGACCGCTACTGGAATGCCATCGTCGGAAATGGCGGCCAGGAGAGCGCGTGCGGCTGGTGCAAGGACAGGTGGGGGATCTCATGGCAGATCACTCCGCGCGCACTGACCGACGCGATGGCGGCCGGCGGCGGCGAAGCCAAGCGCGCGTTCGAAGCGATGATGACCATGAAGAAGATCGACGTCGCCGAAATAGAAGCGGCGCGGCGCGGCTGA